One region of Palaemon carinicauda isolate YSFRI2023 chromosome 40, ASM3689809v2, whole genome shotgun sequence genomic DNA includes:
- the LOC137631788 gene encoding uncharacterized protein, with product MTLYTNLFFQKRNSVTCLLWVVVGVLAAGNIDGMAAKAHVLILPQELHSSDGCGPNPLSIVFTAANDLGHMAASEVMAVLESDPDTWGEFLTLIHTYDDCIRAGQLRYKRGIPASRRMSELPHIQNSLRTAILKMPSSLPVPSPYKYGHSPAKVYRNNAGPSQFLQQKYSRQEEP from the exons ATGACCTTGTATACAAATCTTTTTTTCCAGAAGAGAAATAGCGTCACCTGTCTCCTTTGGGTCGTGGTTGGAGTTCTGGCCGCAGGAAACATTGACGGGATGGCCGCGAAAGCTCACGTCCTGATCTTACCTCAGGAACTCCATTCCTCGGACGGGTGCGGCCCCAATCCGTTGTCCATCGTCTTCACAGCTGCCAACGACTTAG GTCATATGGCAGCAAGCGAGGTCATGGCAGTACTGGAGTCTGACCCAGATACTTGGGGAGAATTCCTCACCCTCATTCATACCTACGACGATTGCATACGAGCAGGTCAACTAAG ATACAAGAGAGGGATTCCAGCATCAAGAAGGATGTCAGAGTTACCACACATCCAGAATAGTCTGAGAACAGCTATTCTCAAGATGCCGTCTTCCCTTCCAGTCCCTTCACCATACAAATACGGACATTCCCCGGCTAAGGTTTACAGGAACAACGCAGGACCTAGTCAGTTCCTACAGCAGAAGTATTCGCGTCAAGAAGAACCTTAA
- the LOC137631786 gene encoding uncharacterized protein: MASPVSHIIPSDGLSNFRYYYFIRCWGKKVVLLIFKYAFLHGNSKTIHEILTENDVPLGKKGPFSPHEITNLSTKSPECMDITLLNKICQALWDRNVNCPSDKMRSFLRKIKNERNNVSHEESNVTRTELNQKLGNCADMLKETLDEAKILYPAHVKEIDDLETEIFKVIPELKEKIREKHDPTNPGDMERLKSEIKEFGDQLREYVLEKSRGELTALYKVVCRILPFDWLDQYGVVEPCEFMVSLKVDTVKEFHGDFSNNEFTTLDQRELLSKKTENGEDPDVVILSGDAGSGKTTILSSTVEKWYKETNDMPNLSSFQILLYMQFRKRDHNNFDDYLRDLLHGTVLDLGFEVAKSAVLRSRCLFLCDGYDEANSESKKLFEEILQLKCSGKKIIVTTRPVNSKELTSHVNRSQFTRINLSILGLRNEDMESHIQSITKYLIKDVNKRDKMTREITLVFKEINIEMNDILKNPLRFNLFSLLYIECPSLRGKIETVSALYNELKNHLKSRVISKLAVEENVVDDFQRLYRQMSLQYHLLEKYELFEDDVKVFEAKCRELNLCFKTIMSSYFNIKYSRKELALVRIYCYKHRSEQEFEAANAICDNVIRIYRNNRGKFESLVAKRKLIEHVLMVHITEFQNVTQGKKKSDNPKFGKSVESALDGLMIFITGILYNTERDILYLVIYEILNFVSRISSSPTMHSVLHQQGDLIIKHQIETRNDDQVIDAIVDSLKSKQLNVNSPATLCGLPSLLPKLKPVSLFLKVHYNPNDQPYFIPAIESARGNVKYLHLHLLHESFIGNSLKECLDLVPFYHLKITGKFTEKGIAALPKSTKSIEVRMTLDLLQEFSVSLEEVQCLELLGLHIFCVDSINLDCLTPLRCPAQRTSLEFYTYLDLNVVPNVETIAKLLNSIWPENYEHLINATIYSKTSKITGKAVRLLCESLSIAPVDFLRLHNTDCEKEKKELGEFFKSRHNGNLDFF, encoded by the exons ATGGCATCACCCGTGTCGCACATTATCCCTTCCGATGGTCTGTCAAACTTTAGGTACTATTATTTCATACGATGCTGGGGGAAAAAGGTTGTATTATTGATTTTCAAATATGCTTTTCTTCATGGAAACTCGAAGACAATTCATGAGATTTTGACTGAAAATGACGTCCCTCTTGGGAAGAAAGGTCCCTTCAGTCCTCATGAAATTACAAATTTGTCAACAAAATCCCCAGAATGCATGGATATTACTCTACTTAATAAGATCTGCCAAGCTCTTTGGGACAGGAACGTAAATTGTCCCAGTGACAAAATGCGAAGTTTCctgaggaaaataaaaaatgaaagaaataatgttaGTCATGAAGAGAGTAACGTTACAAGGACTGAATTAAACCAAAAGCTCGGTAACTGTGCAGATATGCTGAAGGAGACTCTTGATGAGGCTAAGATACTCTACCCAGCTCACGTAAAGGAAATAGATGATCTAGAAACTGAGATTTTTAAGGTTATTCcagaattaaaagaaaagattCGAGAAAAACATGATCCAACTAATCCTGGTGACATGGAAAGACTCAAAAGTGAAATTAAAGAGTTTGGAGACCAATTGCGTGAATATGTCTTAGAAAAATCGCGAGGAGAGTTAACAGCCCTTTATAAAGTGGTGTGTAGAATTTTACCTTTTGACTGGTTAGATCAGTACGGTGTTGTAGAGCCGTGCGAGTTCATGGTTTCCCTAAAAGTAGATACGGTTAAAGAATTTCACGGTGATTTTTCTAATAACGAATTCACGACTCTTGACCAAAGAGAGTTACTCAGCAAGAAAACCGAGAATGGAGAGGATCCAGATGTTGTTATTCTATCCGGTGATGCTGGCTCTGGAAAGACGACAATCCTCTCCTCTACTGTAGAGAAGTGGTACAAAGAAACGAATGACATGccaaatctatcctcttttcagaTTCTGTTATATATGCAATTTCGGAAGCGTGACCATAATAACTTTGACGACTACCTTCGAGATCTCTTACATGGCACTGTGCTTGATCTTGGTTTTGAAGTGGCAAAATCAGCAGTCCTTCGCTCAAGGTGTCTCTTCTTATGTGACGGATATGATGAAGCAAATTCAGAGTCAAAGAAGCTTTTTGAGGAGATTTTACAGCTGAAATGTAGTGGCAAGAAAATCATTGTTACAACTCGCCCTGTGAATAGTAAAGAACTTACAAGCCATGTGAATAGATCGCAATTCACCAGAATAAACCTTAGCATTTTAGGCCTTCGTAACGAAGATATGGAATCCCATATTCAGTCTATcacaaaatatttgataaaagacGTCAACaaaagagataaaatgacaagaGAAATAACGTTGGttttcaaagaaataaatattGAGATGAATGACATACTGAAAAATCCCCTTCGGTTTAATTTGTTTTCTCTACTTTACATTGAATGTCCAAGTCTGAGAGGGAAAATCGAGACTGTGTCTGCTCTTTATAATGAATTAAAGAACCATTTAAAGAGCAGAGTGATATCAAAACTTGCAGTCGAAGAAAATGTGGTTGATGACTTTCAGAGACTCTACAGACAAATGTCTTTGCAATATCATCTTTTGGAAAAATATGAATTGTTTGAAGATGATGTTAAAGTCTTTGAAGCAAAATGTCGTGAACTGAACCTGTGTTTTAAGACGATTATGTCGTCTTATTTCAATATCAAATACTCTCGTAAAGAGCTTGCTCTTGTCAGGATCTACTGTTACAAGCATCGAAGTGAACAAGAATTTGAAGCTGCTAATGCTATTTGTGATAATGTGATCAGAATTTATCGAAACAATAGAGGAAAGTTTGAATCTCTTGTGGCGAAAAGAAAATTGATTGAGCATGTTCTAATGGTGCACATAACAGAGTTTCAAAATGTGACCCAGGGTAAGAAAAAAAGTGATAACCCCAAATTTGGTAAAAGTGTAGAAAGTGCTTTAGATGGACTAATGATCTTCATAACTGGAATACTCTACAACACTGAGAGAGATATTTTGTACTTGGTAATCTACGAAATTCTGAATTTCGTGAGTAGGATAAGTTCCTCACCAACAATGCATTCAGTTCTTCATCAACAAGGAGATTTGATAATAAAACATCAGATTGAAACAAGAAATGATGACCAAGTTATTGATGCAATAGTGGATTCTTTAAAATCAAAACAATTAAATGTTAATAGTCCAGCTACCCTTTGTGGTTTGCCCTCATTATTGCCCAAATTAAAACCTGTGTCCCTTTTTCTTAAAGTACATTATAACCCTAATGATCAACCTTATTTCATCCCAGCAATAGAGAGTGCCAGGGGAAACGTAAAATACCTTCATTTGCATCTTCTACACGAGTCATTCATTGGCAATAGTTTGAAAGAATGCTTAGATCTGGTGCCATTTTATCATCTGAAAATTACTGGCAAATTTACAGAAAAGGGAATAGCTGCACTGCCTAAATCTACAAAATCCATCGAAGTAAGAATGACATTGGATTTATTGCAAGAGTTTTCTGTTAGTCTGGAAGAAGTGCAATGTTTGGAACTTTTAG GTCTTCATATCTTCTGCGTTGACTCCATCAATCTTGATTGCCTCACCCCACTTCGTTGCCCAGCGCAACGTACGAGTTTGGAATTCTACACATATCTAGATTTGAATGTGGTGCCCAATGTGGAAACAATAGCCAAACTGTTAAATTCTATTTGGCCAGAGAATTATGAACATCTAATAAATGCAACCATTTATTCAAAGACATCTAAAATTACAG gaaaggcAGTAAGATTACTCTGTGAATCTCTCTCAATTGCACCGGTCGACTTTCTAAGGCTTCACAATACGgattgtgaaaaggaaaaaaaggaactcGGGGAGTTTTTCAAATCAAGACATAATGGgaatcttgattttttttag